The Deinococcus sonorensis KR-87 genome includes a window with the following:
- the surE gene encoding 5'/3'-nucleotidase SurE, which produces MTSVTSVLPFGASGRPRVLVANDDGIFSPGIKALALAVSAFADVRVVAPDVEQSAVGHGITIRRPLRFRHTASAGFGEVPAYRVDGTPADCVVLGVHLLGQPDLVISGINLGPNMGHDLTHSGTVAAAIEGLAFGLPSIAFSQVSSASGEYSFDAGARYAADLVRQVLETGLPPRTLLNVNFPAGDLKGARATRLSDHRYEDSLVERQDPEGRDYYWVAGTIRADEVGDDTDYGAVMNGYASVTPIRLDLTARDLLETLGGQLPQVEAAVTRP; this is translated from the coding sequence ATGACTTCCGTGACCTCTGTGCTTCCCTTCGGCGCCTCCGGGCGGCCCCGCGTGCTGGTCGCCAACGACGACGGCATCTTCTCTCCCGGCATCAAGGCGCTGGCGCTGGCCGTCTCGGCCTTCGCCGACGTGCGGGTGGTGGCCCCGGACGTGGAACAGTCGGCGGTGGGCCACGGCATCACCATCCGCCGGCCGCTGCGCTTCCGCCACACCGCCTCGGCGGGCTTCGGTGAGGTGCCCGCCTACCGGGTGGACGGCACCCCCGCCGACTGCGTGGTGCTGGGCGTGCACCTGCTGGGCCAGCCGGACCTGGTGATCAGCGGCATCAACCTGGGCCCCAACATGGGTCACGACCTGACGCACTCCGGCACGGTGGCGGCGGCCATCGAGGGGCTGGCCTTCGGGCTGCCGAGCATCGCCTTCAGTCAGGTGAGCAGCGCGTCGGGCGAGTACAGCTTTGACGCCGGCGCGCGCTACGCGGCCGACCTGGTGCGGCAGGTGCTGGAAACGGGCCTGCCGCCGCGCACGCTGCTGAACGTCAACTTCCCGGCCGGCGACCTGAAGGGCGCGCGGGCCACGCGCCTCTCGGACCACCGCTACGAGGACAGCCTGGTAGAGCGCCAGGACCCGGAAGGCCGCGACTACTACTGGGTGGCCGGCACCATCCGCGCCGACGAGGTGGGCGACGACACCGACTACGGCGCCGTGATGAACGGCTACGCCAGCGTCACCCCGATCCGGCTGGACCTGACCGCCCGCGACCTGCTGGAGACGCTGGGCGGCCAGCTGCCACAGGTGGAGGCGGCCGTTACGCGCCCCTGA
- a CDS encoding AAA family ATPase — MTLPELHGALREHGYVASAPLATALTLVTRLGRPLLLEGPAGVGKTEAAKTLARSLDTRLIRLQCYEGLDASTALYEWNYPRQLLRLRLWEQQGTAPSEQDLYGPDFLLRRPLLEAISQPVAPVLLIDEVDRADEAFEAFLLELLSEWQISIPELGTFSAVTRPHVILTSNRARELSDALRRRCLYLWVDYPSPEQELEIVRARLPDLDARLARQLTGAVAYLRGLPLSKPPGVAETLDWAEALVTLHRGELDAATVQDTLGCILKLREDQQLVGRDLRKVLDAALRGA; from the coding sequence ATGACGCTCCCCGAACTGCACGGGGCACTGCGCGAGCACGGCTATGTCGCGTCTGCCCCCCTGGCCACGGCCCTGACGCTGGTGACCCGGCTAGGCCGTCCGCTGCTGCTGGAAGGCCCGGCCGGGGTCGGCAAGACCGAGGCGGCCAAGACGCTGGCCCGCTCGCTGGACACCCGGCTGATCCGGCTGCAGTGCTACGAGGGCCTGGACGCCAGCACCGCGCTCTACGAGTGGAACTATCCGCGTCAGCTGCTGCGGCTGCGGCTGTGGGAACAGCAGGGCACGGCGCCCAGCGAGCAGGACCTGTACGGCCCGGACTTTCTGCTGCGCCGCCCGCTGCTGGAGGCCATCTCGCAGCCGGTGGCCCCGGTGCTGCTGATTGACGAGGTGGACCGTGCCGACGAGGCCTTCGAGGCCTTTCTGCTGGAGCTGCTCTCCGAGTGGCAGATCAGCATTCCGGAACTCGGCACCTTCAGCGCCGTGACGCGCCCGCACGTGATCCTGACCAGCAACCGCGCCCGCGAACTGAGCGACGCGCTGCGCCGCCGCTGCCTGTACCTGTGGGTGGACTACCCCTCCCCCGAACAGGAGCTGGAGATCGTGCGCGCCCGGCTGCCGGACCTGGACGCCCGGCTGGCCCGGCAGCTGACCGGGGCGGTGGCGTACCTGCGCGGCCTGCCGCTCAGCAAGCCGCCGGGCGTGGCCGAGACGCTCGACTGGGCCGAGGCGCTCGTCACGCTGCACCGGGGCGAGCTGGACGCCGCCACGGTGCAGGACACGCTCGGCTGCATCCTGAAGCTGCGCGAGGACCAGCAGCTGGTGGGCCGCGACCTGAGGAAGGTGCTGGACGCCGCCCTCAGGGGCGCGTAA
- a CDS encoding sigma 54-interacting transcriptional regulator translates to MADHTQARTLAELLALPDYVGRAPFDGKSRRVQDEVRANLTRKLRSGEPLFPGVVGYDDTVVPQLINALLARQNFILLGLRGQAKSRILRAITDLLDEHVPAIEGSEINDDPLNPIGAEGRAMLETHGLELPIRWIPRSERYVEKLATPDVTVADLIGDVDPIKAARLGTALGDVRSMHFGLLPRANRGVFAVNELADLSPKVQVALFNILQEGDVQIKGYPIRLELDVMLVFSANPEDYTARGKIVTPLKDRIGSEIRTHYPTSVELGMDITRQEAYQTENVTVPPFIAELIEEIAFQAREDGRVDKLSGVSQRLPISLMEVSGANAEARALREGQDTAVVRVSDVYAGLPAITGKLELEYEGELKGADTVAREVIRKAAGQVYARRYGSLDTRNLEKWFEEGHVFRLPQVGAAKAALQSTREVPGLFELAGEVAASSDDAVRVSAAEFILEGLYGRKKLSRAEETYAAPEQETAGARRGGRWN, encoded by the coding sequence ATGGCAGACCATACCCAGGCCCGTACGCTCGCAGAGCTCCTCGCCCTTCCCGACTACGTGGGCCGCGCCCCCTTCGACGGCAAAAGCCGCCGGGTGCAGGACGAGGTCCGCGCCAACCTGACCCGCAAGCTGCGCAGCGGGGAACCGCTGTTCCCCGGCGTGGTCGGCTACGACGACACGGTGGTGCCGCAGCTGATCAACGCGCTGCTGGCCCGCCAGAACTTCATCCTGCTGGGCCTGCGCGGTCAGGCCAAGAGCCGCATCCTGCGCGCCATCACCGACCTGCTCGACGAGCACGTCCCGGCCATCGAGGGCAGCGAGATCAACGACGACCCGCTCAACCCGATCGGGGCGGAGGGCCGGGCCATGCTGGAGACGCACGGCCTGGAGCTCCCGATCCGCTGGATTCCGCGCAGCGAGCGCTACGTGGAGAAGCTGGCCACCCCCGACGTGACGGTGGCCGACCTGATCGGCGACGTGGACCCGATCAAGGCCGCCCGCCTCGGCACCGCGCTGGGTGACGTGCGCAGCATGCACTTCGGGCTGCTGCCGCGCGCCAACCGCGGCGTGTTCGCCGTGAACGAGCTGGCCGATTTGAGCCCCAAGGTGCAGGTGGCGCTGTTCAACATCCTTCAGGAAGGCGACGTGCAGATCAAGGGCTACCCGATCCGGCTGGAGCTGGACGTGATGCTGGTGTTCAGCGCCAACCCCGAGGACTACACCGCGCGCGGCAAGATCGTGACGCCGCTCAAGGACCGCATCGGCTCGGAGATCCGCACCCACTACCCCACCAGCGTGGAGCTGGGCATGGACATCACCCGCCAGGAGGCGTACCAGACCGAGAACGTCACGGTGCCGCCCTTCATCGCCGAGCTGATCGAGGAGATCGCCTTCCAGGCGCGCGAGGACGGCCGGGTGGACAAGCTCAGCGGGGTGTCGCAGCGCCTCCCGATCTCACTCATGGAGGTGAGCGGCGCCAACGCCGAGGCCCGCGCCCTGCGCGAGGGCCAGGACACGGCGGTGGTGCGCGTCAGCGACGTGTACGCGGGCCTGCCGGCCATCACCGGCAAGCTGGAGCTGGAGTACGAGGGCGAGCTGAAGGGCGCCGACACGGTGGCCCGTGAGGTGATCCGCAAGGCCGCCGGACAGGTGTACGCCCGACGCTACGGCAGCCTGGACACCCGCAACCTGGAGAAGTGGTTCGAGGAAGGCCACGTGTTCCGGCTGCCGCAGGTGGGCGCGGCCAAGGCGGCGCTGCAGAGCACCCGCGAGGTGCCGGGCCTGTTCGAACTGGCCGGTGAGGTGGCGGCCAGCAGCGACGACGCCGTGCGGGTGAGTGCCGCCGAGTTCATCCTGGAGGGCCTGTACGGCCGCAAGAAGCTCAGCCGCGCCGAGGAGACCTACGCCGCCCCCGAGCAGGAGACGGCCGGCGCCCGCCGTGGTGGCCGCTGGAACTGA
- a CDS encoding septum formation initiator family protein, with amino-acid sequence MRLRPPTWKLPWKVPNLRGLPWQQLPLTLMLASALAALGSVQMTFLIGNSLYRHYAWQAETRTVQREVAQLRQDLRVLQDTRAHGSDPDYLSAMARCLGFVGTGETVVVAQGATDGPGGNCDPVRLP; translated from the coding sequence ATGCGTCTGCGCCCGCCCACCTGGAAGCTGCCCTGGAAGGTGCCGAACCTGCGCGGCCTGCCCTGGCAGCAGCTGCCGCTGACCCTGATGCTCGCCAGCGCCCTGGCCGCGCTCGGCAGCGTCCAGATGACCTTCCTGATCGGCAACAGTCTGTACCGCCACTACGCCTGGCAGGCCGAGACGCGCACGGTGCAGCGCGAGGTGGCGCAGCTGCGGCAGGACCTGCGGGTGCTGCAGGACACCCGCGCCCACGGCAGCGACCCGGACTACCTGTCCGCGATGGCCCGCTGCCTGGGCTTCGTGGGCACCGGCGAGACGGTGGTGGTGGCCCAGGGCGCCACCGACGGCCCCGGCGGCAACTGCGACCCGGTGCGGCTGCCGTGA
- a CDS encoding ABC transporter ATP-binding protein — MPAPAGPSVTRRLYGLLTPYRRTVALGLLFLIGSVAAELYPPLVWGRVVDVGLMHRDWTYIGWQLALLVLVFAVQQLLSAWRGVLLERAGQQLTLDLRLRLYDTLSGQSAAYFEAQRTGDLLSRVTADVDGIQDVLLRGTDAVLGNLLRVVGVIAIFIALQPLLGVVVTIPMLIVALMLRRYNRTVRPAYRAARNRLGDLSALITDRLAGIRVVQGFARENAEAARVADIGQQLYQEGVRAVMIRNRAFPVVRFVSNFGNILMLGGGVLLIARGQFTLGGLLAYRGYGRYFYGPIDDLVNINDLLQRAEASGRRIFEVLDAPRQIQQRPDAHALAQPARGEVQFEHVTFGYDPSQPVLRDLNLHVRPGERVALLGRSGAGKSTLISLLTRTHDPQQGRVLLDGQDVGALTLASLRRSAALMQQDTFLFHDTVLENVRYARPDATPQEVEDALRIASAWDFVQALPQGLQTMVGERGVRLSGGQRQRLAIARVLLARPAVLLLDEPTSAVDAESEASIVEALERLMRGRTALIVTHRLSLARTADRVVVLEDGHVVEEGAPNLLRDRGGRYAELEAAAQL, encoded by the coding sequence ATGCCTGCACCCGCTGGTCCGTCCGTCACCCGCCGCCTGTACGGCCTGCTGACGCCCTACCGCCGCACCGTCGCGCTGGGCCTGCTGTTCCTGATCGGTAGCGTGGCCGCCGAGCTCTACCCGCCGCTGGTGTGGGGCCGGGTGGTGGACGTGGGCCTGATGCACCGCGACTGGACCTACATCGGCTGGCAGCTGGCGCTGCTGGTGCTGGTGTTCGCGGTGCAGCAGCTGCTCTCGGCGTGGCGCGGGGTGCTGCTGGAGCGGGCCGGGCAGCAGCTCACCCTGGACCTGCGGCTGCGGCTCTACGACACGCTGTCCGGGCAGTCGGCGGCGTACTTCGAGGCGCAGCGCACCGGCGACCTGCTCTCGCGCGTGACGGCCGACGTGGACGGCATTCAGGACGTGCTGCTGCGCGGCACCGACGCGGTGCTGGGCAACCTGCTGCGGGTGGTGGGCGTGATTGCCATCTTCATTGCGCTGCAACCGCTGCTGGGCGTGGTGGTCACGATCCCGATGCTGATCGTGGCCCTGATGCTCCGCCGCTACAACCGCACGGTGCGCCCGGCCTACCGCGCGGCCCGCAACCGGCTGGGCGACCTGTCGGCCCTGATCACCGACCGGCTGGCCGGCATCCGGGTGGTGCAGGGCTTCGCGCGGGAAAACGCAGAGGCCGCCCGGGTGGCCGACATTGGGCAGCAGCTGTACCAGGAGGGCGTGCGGGCCGTGATGATCCGCAACCGCGCCTTTCCGGTGGTGCGCTTCGTCTCGAACTTCGGCAACATCCTGATGCTGGGCGGCGGGGTGCTGCTGATCGCGCGCGGGCAGTTCACGCTGGGGGGCCTGCTGGCCTACCGCGGCTACGGGCGCTACTTCTACGGTCCCATTGACGATCTGGTGAACATCAATGACCTGCTGCAGCGGGCCGAGGCGAGTGGCCGGCGCATCTTCGAGGTGCTGGACGCGCCCCGGCAGATTCAGCAGCGCCCCGACGCCCACGCGCTGGCGCAGCCGGCCCGGGGCGAGGTGCAGTTCGAACACGTCACGTTCGGCTACGACCCCTCACAGCCGGTGCTGCGCGACCTGAACCTGCACGTGCGGCCCGGCGAGCGGGTGGCGCTGCTGGGCCGCTCCGGGGCAGGCAAGAGCACCCTGATCTCGCTGCTGACCCGCACCCATGACCCGCAGCAGGGCCGGGTGCTGCTGGACGGGCAGGACGTGGGGGCGCTGACGCTCGCCTCGCTGCGGCGCAGCGCCGCCCTGATGCAGCAGGACACCTTCCTGTTTCACGACACGGTGCTGGAGAACGTGCGCTACGCCCGCCCGGACGCCACCCCCCAGGAGGTGGAGGACGCGCTGCGGATCGCCAGCGCCTGGGACTTTGTGCAGGCGCTGCCGCAGGGTCTGCAGACGATGGTGGGCGAGCGCGGCGTGCGGCTGTCGGGCGGACAGCGTCAGCGCCTCGCCATCGCGCGGGTGCTGCTGGCCCGCCCGGCCGTGCTGCTGCTGGACGAGCCGACCAGCGCCGTGGACGCCGAGTCGGAGGCGAGCATCGTGGAGGCGCTGGAACGCCTGATGCGCGGCCGCACTGCCCTGATCGTGACGCACCGGCTGTCGCTGGCCCGCACCGCCGACCGGGTGGTGGTGCTGGAGGATGGCCACGTGGTGGAGGAAGGCGCGCCGAACCTGCTGCGCGACCGGGGCGGCCGGTACGCCGAGCTGGAAGCGGCCGCCCAGCTGTAG